CAGGCGGTTTCGCGGACGCCCCCGCCGTGACTTCCATCGGCCTTCCGTGATCATCATCGATCTGCCGCGAGCTCGCGAGACCGTGATCGTAGAGCAGTTCGACCCCGGCATGACGTTTCGGCCGCCGCCGTTTCTTCCACCCGCGCCGCCCGAACGGACGCGCTTGTCGGGCGAGCTGGCGCCGTTCGATCCCGTTCCGCTCGAGATCGTGGAGCGGATGCTCGCTCTGGCGCGGGTGAGGAAGGGCGACGTGCTCTACGATCTCGGGTGCGGCGACGGCAGGGTGGCGATCGCGGCGGTGAAGAGATTCGGCGCCCGGGCGGTCTGCTTTGAAACCGACCCCGGCCTGGTCAAGCTGGCGCGCGAAAACGTCCGGCGAGAAAAGATCGAGAAAGCGGTCGAAATCCGCGAGCAGGATTTCACGAGCGCGGATCTCTCCCGTGCGACCGTGGTTACGCTTTATCTCTCCCGCGAAGCGAACGACGCGCTGAAGCCCCTGCTGATGAAACGGCTCAGGCCCGGCTCCCGCGTCGTCTCCTACCGTTTCGACATGGGCGACTGGCTTCCCAAGATTACCGAGACATACCGAGATTCCAGCGGCGAGACCCGCACGCTGTTTCTCTGGGAGATCGGAGCGCCGCTTGCGAAAAACGCTGCTGACTGACCCGCGTCGCCGCTCCAGGATCGTCCCCCGCCTTGCCGGCCCGGTTTCGGAATCGGTTCATTCCGAGCGCTCGAACCGACCCGGGCTACTTGCGCTGGTAGCGACCCATGAGAGTCGCTTCCGCCAGCACGTGCCCCTTGATCGCGTTCAACACTTGCTGCCTCGTGGCGCGAGGCCCGAGGCCGGTCGGCTTGTCCAGGGCGTAGAGACGAAAGAAATAACGGTGCGCCGGCCCGGGAGGCGGGCAGGGGCCGCCGTAGCCTACTTTCCTGAAGTCGTTGATTCCCTGCCTGGCGCCGTTGGGGAGAGTGTCGACGGCGGCCAGGGCTTCGCCGAGCTCTCCGGTCTCCGGCGGCAGGTCGTACACCACCCAGTGCACCCAGGTTCCGGCAGGCGCGTCGGGGTCGTCGACGATCAACGCAAAAGCTCTGGTTCCCGCAGGGGCGCCGGACCAGCGGATCGCGGGCGAAACGTCGGCTCCGTCGCACGTGTGGCGTCGGGGAATGTTGGCGCCGTCCTTGAAAGCCGGGCTTCGGATTTCCATCGCGGGAGCGGCGCTTTCGGCGGGTGCCGAAAGCGCGAACTGGATCATAGTCGAAACGAGCACCGCGGTGCAGAAAGGCCCTCTTTCGATCCGCAAGAGCCGTCTCACCTTGGTCAGCGTTTCTCCGCGGGCTTCTCGATCGGCAGATCCTCCCGGTCTCCCCATTCCTTCCACGAGCCGATGTAGTTTCGGACGCGCGGAAAACCGAGCAGGCGCAGCGCCACATAGCTGTGCGCCGCACGGTAGCCGCCCTGGCAGTACGAGATGACTTCTTTCTCCGGCGTGATGCCCGCTCGCTCGTACATCGCCTTGAGCTCGTCGTTCGACTTGAATCTCCCATCGGGCGCAATGTTT
This window of the Candidatus Zixiibacteriota bacterium genome carries:
- a CDS encoding methyltransferase domain-containing protein, with the translated sequence RRFRGRPRRDFHRPSVIIIDLPRARETVIVEQFDPGMTFRPPPFLPPAPPERTRLSGELAPFDPVPLEIVERMLALARVRKGDVLYDLGCGDGRVAIAAVKRFGARAVCFETDPGLVKLARENVRREKIEKAVEIREQDFTSADLSRATVVTLYLSREANDALKPLLMKRLRPGSRVVSYRFDMGDWLPKITETYRDSSGETRTLFLWEIGAPLAKNAAD
- a CDS encoding YbhB/YbcL family Raf kinase inhibitor-like protein, whose protein sequence is MRIERGPFCTAVLVSTMIQFALSAPAESAAPAMEIRSPAFKDGANIPRRHTCDGADVSPAIRWSGAPAGTRAFALIVDDPDAPAGTWVHWVVYDLPPETGELGEALAAVDTLPNGARQGINDFRKVGYGGPCPPPGPAHRYFFRLYALDKPTGLGPRATRQQVLNAIKGHVLAEATLMGRYQRK